In the Sus scrofa isolate TJ Tabasco breed Duroc chromosome 6, Sscrofa11.1, whole genome shotgun sequence genome, one interval contains:
- the HIF3A gene encoding hypoxia-inducible factor 3-alpha isoform X3 — translation MERIIEPSCPGGGGPTPPPPHSSSHPLFPGPGPPAQGGPPTPTLWAGRQTGLEQNGTGGRNVLWAEQDWRPLPPASQAGEGEGNCWLPPCLPQPGPFYASHPVARNSFFLICLRRKESPLLSPDQASGWARRSPAGEDKESSTELRKEKSRDAARSRRSQETEVLYQLAHTLPFARGVSAHLDKASIMRLTISYLRMHRLCAAGEWNQVGAGGEPLDACYLKALEGFVMVLTAEGDMAYLSENVSKHLGLSQLELIGHSIFDFIHPCDQEELQDALTPRQSLSKKKPEAPTERCFSLRMKSTLTSRGRTLNLKAATWKVLHCSGHMRAYKPPSQTSPAGSPGPNLEPPLQCLVLICEAIPHPDSLEPPLGRGAFLSRHSLDMKFTYCDERIAEVAGYRPDDLIGCSAYEYIHALDSDAVGQSIHALLSKGQAVTGQYRFLARSGGYLWTQTQATVVSGGRGPQSESIVCVHFLISQVEETEVVLSLEQTERHSRRPIQRGTPSQEDAPNPGDSLDTSGPRILAFLHPPTLSEAALAADPRRFCSPDLRRLLAPILDGTSVAATPSAPPATRCPQSPLPADLPDELLADVENAHKFFASGKDLDAVETDLDIAQDADALDLEMLAPYISMDDDFQLNSSEQLPRAYHRLSGAVPRPRARSFHGMSPPTPEPTLLPRWGSDPRLSCSSPSRGVPSAASPMAGARKRALAQSSEDEAEGVELLGVRPPKRSPSPEPENFLLPPLSLEGQPQGAGRTLAPTSWN, via the exons ATGGAGAGGATTATAGAGCCCAGCtgcccaggaggtggggggccaaccccacccccaccccattcctcttcccaccccctgTTCCCTGGGCCTGGGCCCCCAGCTCAGGGaggcccacccacccccaccctctgggcAGGAAGACAAACAGGGCTGGAGCAGAACGGGACAGGAGGACGGAATGTCCTCTGGGCGGAGCAGGACTGGAGGCCCCTGCCCCCCGCCAGCCAGGCGGGAGAGGGTGAGGGCAATTGCTGGCTCCCTCCATgcctcccccagcctggccccttctATGCCTCCCACCCAGTTGCAAGGAACAgttttttcctcatctgtctgCGGAGAAAGGAGAGTCCCCTCCTCTCCCCGGACCAAGCCTCTGGGTGGGCCCGGAGGTCTCCTGCTGGGGAGGACAAGGA GTCGAGCACCGAGCTGCGCAAGGAGAAGTCCCGGGATGCGGCCCGCAGCCGGCGCAGCCAGGAGACcgaggtgctgtaccagctggCACACACGCTGCCCTTCGCGCGTGGGGTCAGCGCCCACCTGGACAAGGCCTCCATCATGCGCCTCACCATCAGCTACCTGCGCATGCACCGCCTCTGCGCCGCAG GGGAGTGGAACCAGGTTGGAGCAGGGGGCGAACCATTGGACGCCTGCTACCTGAAGGCCCTGGAGGGTTTCGTTATGGTGCTCACCGCCGAGGGAGACATGGCTTACCTGTCGGAGAATGTCAGCAAACACCTGGGCCTCAGTCAG CTTGAGCTGATCGGACACAGTATCTTCGATTTTATCCATCCCTGTGACCAAGAGGAGCTTCAGGACGCTCTGACTCCCCGGCAGA GCCTGTCCAAAAAGAAGCCGGAGGCCCCCACCGAGCGGTGCTTCTCCTTGCGCATGAAGAGCACGCTCACCAGCCGCGGGCGCACCCTCAACCTCAAGGCGGCCACCTGGAAG GTACTGCACTGTTCTGGACACATGAGGGCCTACAAGCCCCCTTCGCAGACTTCCCCCGCTGGGAGCCCCGGCCCCAACCTGGAGCCCCCCCTGCAATGCCTGGtgctcatctgtgaagccatcccCCACCCTGACAGCCTGGAGCCTCCGCTGGGCCGGGGGGCCTTCCTCAGCCGCCACAGCCTGGACATGAAGTTCACCTATTGTGACGAGAG GATCGCGGAGGTTGCCGGCTACAGGCCCGATGACCTGATTGGCTGTTCCGCCTACGAGTACATCCACGCGCTGGACTCGGACGCCGTCGGCCAGAGCATCCACGCTT tgCTGAGCAAGGGCCAGGCAGTCACGGGGCAGTACCGCTTCCTGGCCCGGAGTGGTGGCTACCTGTGGACCcagacccaggccacagtggtgtcAGGGGGCCGGGGCCCCCAATCTGAGAGTATCGTCTGCGTCCACTTCCTGATCAG CCAGGTGGAAGAGACCGAAGTGGTGCTGTCCCTGGAGCAAACGGAGCGGCACTCTCGCAGACCCATTCAGCGGGGCACCCCCTCTCAGGAGGATGCTCCTAATCCTGGGGACAGCCTTG ACACCTCTGGTCCCCGGATCCTGGCCTTCCTGCACCCCCCTACCCTGAGTGAAGCTGCCCTGGCCGCTGACCCCCGTCGCTTCTGTAGCCCTGACCTCCGTCGCCTCCTGGCACCGATCCTGGATGGGACTTCAGTAGCTGCCACCCCCAGCGCACCCCCGGCCACACGGTGCCCCCAAAGTCCTCTTCCG GCTGATCTCCCAGATGAACTGCTTGCAGATGTGGAGAACGCACACAAATTCTTTGCCTCTGGGAAAGACCTGGATGCAGTGGAGACAGACCTAGATATAGCTCAG GACGCCGACGCTCTGGATTTGGAGATGCTGGCCCCCTACATCTCCATGGATGATGACTTCCAGCTCAACTCCAGCGAGCAGCTGCCCAGGGCCTACCACCGACTTTCAGGGGCTGTCCCCCGGCCCCGTGCTCGGAGTTTCCACGGCATGTCGCCCCCAACCCCTGAGCCCACTCTGCTGCCCCGCTGGGGGAGCGACCCCCGGCTGAGCTGCTCCAGCCCTTCCAGAGGGGTCCCCTCAGCAGCTTCCCCCATGGCTGGGGCCCGGAAGAG GGCCCTGGCCCAGAGCTCAGAGGATGAGGCAGAGGGGGTGGAGCTGCTGGGAGTGAGACCCCCCAAACGGTCCCCCAGCCCAGAACCTGAAAACTTCCTGCTGCCTCCCCTCAGCCTG GAGGGCCAGCCCCAGGGAGCCGGCAGGACCCTGGCACCCACCTCCTGGAACTGA
- the HIF3A gene encoding hypoxia-inducible factor 3-alpha isoform X4 produces the protein MALGLQRARSSTELRKEKSRDAARSRRSQETEVLYQLAHTLPFARGVSAHLDKASIMRLTISYLRMHRLCAAGEWNQVGAGGEPLDACYLKALEGFVMVLTAEGDMAYLSENVSKHLGLSQLELIGHSIFDFIHPCDQEELQDALTPRQSLSKKKPEAPTERCFSLRMKSTLTSRGRTLNLKAATWKVLHCSGHMRAYKPPSQTSPAGSPGPNLEPPLQCLVLICEAIPHPDSLEPPLGRGAFLSRHSLDMKFTYCDERIAEVAGYRPDDLIGCSAYEYIHALDSDAVGQSIHALLSKGQAVTGQYRFLARSGGYLWTQTQATVVSGGRGPQSESIVCVHFLISQVEETEVVLSLEQTERHSRRPIQRGTPSQEDAPNPGDSLDTSGPRILAFLHPPTLSEAALAADPRRFCSPDLRRLLAPILDGTSVAATPSAPPATRCPQSPLPADLPDELLADVENAHKFFASGKDLDAVETDLDIAQDADALDLEMLAPYISMDDDFQLNSSEQLPRAYHRLSGAVPRPRARSFHGMSPPTPEPTLLPRWGSDPRLSCSSPSRGVPSAASPMAGARKRALAQSSEDEAEGVELLGVRPPKRSPSPEPENFLLPPLSLAWAPPCSPSPGMRTPPSPGATSSQRQTWPRPTEPSPLPTSLPPPAERTPIILQAGSQRTGWGCRERGSLSSQGPPPALGLPQPPPLRTPYCLGRSGVVSAQ, from the exons ATGGCGCTGGGGCTACAGCGCGCAAG GTCGAGCACCGAGCTGCGCAAGGAGAAGTCCCGGGATGCGGCCCGCAGCCGGCGCAGCCAGGAGACcgaggtgctgtaccagctggCACACACGCTGCCCTTCGCGCGTGGGGTCAGCGCCCACCTGGACAAGGCCTCCATCATGCGCCTCACCATCAGCTACCTGCGCATGCACCGCCTCTGCGCCGCAG GGGAGTGGAACCAGGTTGGAGCAGGGGGCGAACCATTGGACGCCTGCTACCTGAAGGCCCTGGAGGGTTTCGTTATGGTGCTCACCGCCGAGGGAGACATGGCTTACCTGTCGGAGAATGTCAGCAAACACCTGGGCCTCAGTCAG CTTGAGCTGATCGGACACAGTATCTTCGATTTTATCCATCCCTGTGACCAAGAGGAGCTTCAGGACGCTCTGACTCCCCGGCAGA GCCTGTCCAAAAAGAAGCCGGAGGCCCCCACCGAGCGGTGCTTCTCCTTGCGCATGAAGAGCACGCTCACCAGCCGCGGGCGCACCCTCAACCTCAAGGCGGCCACCTGGAAG GTACTGCACTGTTCTGGACACATGAGGGCCTACAAGCCCCCTTCGCAGACTTCCCCCGCTGGGAGCCCCGGCCCCAACCTGGAGCCCCCCCTGCAATGCCTGGtgctcatctgtgaagccatcccCCACCCTGACAGCCTGGAGCCTCCGCTGGGCCGGGGGGCCTTCCTCAGCCGCCACAGCCTGGACATGAAGTTCACCTATTGTGACGAGAG GATCGCGGAGGTTGCCGGCTACAGGCCCGATGACCTGATTGGCTGTTCCGCCTACGAGTACATCCACGCGCTGGACTCGGACGCCGTCGGCCAGAGCATCCACGCTT tgCTGAGCAAGGGCCAGGCAGTCACGGGGCAGTACCGCTTCCTGGCCCGGAGTGGTGGCTACCTGTGGACCcagacccaggccacagtggtgtcAGGGGGCCGGGGCCCCCAATCTGAGAGTATCGTCTGCGTCCACTTCCTGATCAG CCAGGTGGAAGAGACCGAAGTGGTGCTGTCCCTGGAGCAAACGGAGCGGCACTCTCGCAGACCCATTCAGCGGGGCACCCCCTCTCAGGAGGATGCTCCTAATCCTGGGGACAGCCTTG ACACCTCTGGTCCCCGGATCCTGGCCTTCCTGCACCCCCCTACCCTGAGTGAAGCTGCCCTGGCCGCTGACCCCCGTCGCTTCTGTAGCCCTGACCTCCGTCGCCTCCTGGCACCGATCCTGGATGGGACTTCAGTAGCTGCCACCCCCAGCGCACCCCCGGCCACACGGTGCCCCCAAAGTCCTCTTCCG GCTGATCTCCCAGATGAACTGCTTGCAGATGTGGAGAACGCACACAAATTCTTTGCCTCTGGGAAAGACCTGGATGCAGTGGAGACAGACCTAGATATAGCTCAG GACGCCGACGCTCTGGATTTGGAGATGCTGGCCCCCTACATCTCCATGGATGATGACTTCCAGCTCAACTCCAGCGAGCAGCTGCCCAGGGCCTACCACCGACTTTCAGGGGCTGTCCCCCGGCCCCGTGCTCGGAGTTTCCACGGCATGTCGCCCCCAACCCCTGAGCCCACTCTGCTGCCCCGCTGGGGGAGCGACCCCCGGCTGAGCTGCTCCAGCCCTTCCAGAGGGGTCCCCTCAGCAGCTTCCCCCATGGCTGGGGCCCGGAAGAG GGCCCTGGCCCAGAGCTCAGAGGATGAGGCAGAGGGGGTGGAGCTGCTGGGAGTGAGACCCCCCAAACGGTCCCCCAGCCCAGAACCTGAAAACTTCCTGCTGCCTCCCCTCAGCCTG gcctgggcccctccctgctctccctcTCCCGGGATGAGGACGCCGCCCAGTCCAGGAGCCACTTCCAGCCAGCGGCAGACTTGGCCCAGGCCCACTGAGCCCAgccctcttcccacctccctcccgccccccgcaGAGAGGACGCCAATCATACTCCAAGCCGGCAGCCAACGCACAGGGTGGGGGTGCCGGGAGAGGGGTTCCCTCTCCTCTCAGGGGCCCCCACCCGCCTTGGGCCtacctcagcccccacccctccgTACCCCCTACTGTCTGGGGCGCTCTGGAGTGGTCTCAGCTCAGTGA
- the HIF3A gene encoding hypoxia-inducible factor 3-alpha isoform X5 — MALGLQRARSSTELRKEKSRDAARSRRSQETEVLYQLAHTLPFARGVSAHLDKASIMRLTISYLRMHRLCAAGEWNQVGAGGEPLDACYLKALEGFVMVLTAEGDMAYLSENVSKHLGLSQLELIGHSIFDFIHPCDQEELQDALTPRQSLSKKKPEAPTERCFSLRMKSTLTSRGRTLNLKAATWKVLHCSGHMRAYKPPSQTSPAGSPGPNLEPPLQCLVLICEAIPHPDSLEPPLGRGAFLSRHSLDMKFTYCDERIAEVAGYRPDDLIGCSAYEYIHALDSDAVGQSIHALLSKGQAVTGQYRFLARSGGYLWTQTQATVVSGGRGPQSESIVCVHFLISQVEETEVVLSLEQTERHSRRPIQRGTPSQEDAPNPGDSLDTSGPRILAFLHPPTLSEAALAADPRRFCSPDLRRLLAPILDGTSVAATPSAPPATRCPQSPLPADLPDELLADVENAHKFFASGKDLDAVETDLDIAQDADALDLEMLAPYISMDDDFQLNSSEQLPRAYHRLSGAVPRPRARSFHGMSPPTPEPTLLPRWGSDPRLSCSSPSRGVPSAASPMAGARKRALAQSSEDEAEGVELLGVRPPKRSPSPEPENFLLPPLSLSFLLTGGPAPGSRQDPGTHLLELNEPLGLGPSLLSLSRDEDAAQSRSHFQPAADLAQAH, encoded by the exons ATGGCGCTGGGGCTACAGCGCGCAAG GTCGAGCACCGAGCTGCGCAAGGAGAAGTCCCGGGATGCGGCCCGCAGCCGGCGCAGCCAGGAGACcgaggtgctgtaccagctggCACACACGCTGCCCTTCGCGCGTGGGGTCAGCGCCCACCTGGACAAGGCCTCCATCATGCGCCTCACCATCAGCTACCTGCGCATGCACCGCCTCTGCGCCGCAG GGGAGTGGAACCAGGTTGGAGCAGGGGGCGAACCATTGGACGCCTGCTACCTGAAGGCCCTGGAGGGTTTCGTTATGGTGCTCACCGCCGAGGGAGACATGGCTTACCTGTCGGAGAATGTCAGCAAACACCTGGGCCTCAGTCAG CTTGAGCTGATCGGACACAGTATCTTCGATTTTATCCATCCCTGTGACCAAGAGGAGCTTCAGGACGCTCTGACTCCCCGGCAGA GCCTGTCCAAAAAGAAGCCGGAGGCCCCCACCGAGCGGTGCTTCTCCTTGCGCATGAAGAGCACGCTCACCAGCCGCGGGCGCACCCTCAACCTCAAGGCGGCCACCTGGAAG GTACTGCACTGTTCTGGACACATGAGGGCCTACAAGCCCCCTTCGCAGACTTCCCCCGCTGGGAGCCCCGGCCCCAACCTGGAGCCCCCCCTGCAATGCCTGGtgctcatctgtgaagccatcccCCACCCTGACAGCCTGGAGCCTCCGCTGGGCCGGGGGGCCTTCCTCAGCCGCCACAGCCTGGACATGAAGTTCACCTATTGTGACGAGAG GATCGCGGAGGTTGCCGGCTACAGGCCCGATGACCTGATTGGCTGTTCCGCCTACGAGTACATCCACGCGCTGGACTCGGACGCCGTCGGCCAGAGCATCCACGCTT tgCTGAGCAAGGGCCAGGCAGTCACGGGGCAGTACCGCTTCCTGGCCCGGAGTGGTGGCTACCTGTGGACCcagacccaggccacagtggtgtcAGGGGGCCGGGGCCCCCAATCTGAGAGTATCGTCTGCGTCCACTTCCTGATCAG CCAGGTGGAAGAGACCGAAGTGGTGCTGTCCCTGGAGCAAACGGAGCGGCACTCTCGCAGACCCATTCAGCGGGGCACCCCCTCTCAGGAGGATGCTCCTAATCCTGGGGACAGCCTTG ACACCTCTGGTCCCCGGATCCTGGCCTTCCTGCACCCCCCTACCCTGAGTGAAGCTGCCCTGGCCGCTGACCCCCGTCGCTTCTGTAGCCCTGACCTCCGTCGCCTCCTGGCACCGATCCTGGATGGGACTTCAGTAGCTGCCACCCCCAGCGCACCCCCGGCCACACGGTGCCCCCAAAGTCCTCTTCCG GCTGATCTCCCAGATGAACTGCTTGCAGATGTGGAGAACGCACACAAATTCTTTGCCTCTGGGAAAGACCTGGATGCAGTGGAGACAGACCTAGATATAGCTCAG GACGCCGACGCTCTGGATTTGGAGATGCTGGCCCCCTACATCTCCATGGATGATGACTTCCAGCTCAACTCCAGCGAGCAGCTGCCCAGGGCCTACCACCGACTTTCAGGGGCTGTCCCCCGGCCCCGTGCTCGGAGTTTCCACGGCATGTCGCCCCCAACCCCTGAGCCCACTCTGCTGCCCCGCTGGGGGAGCGACCCCCGGCTGAGCTGCTCCAGCCCTTCCAGAGGGGTCCCCTCAGCAGCTTCCCCCATGGCTGGGGCCCGGAAGAG GGCCCTGGCCCAGAGCTCAGAGGATGAGGCAGAGGGGGTGGAGCTGCTGGGAGTGAGACCCCCCAAACGGTCCCCCAGCCCAGAACCTGAAAACTTCCTGCTGCCTCCCCTCAGCCTG AGTTTCCTTCTGACAGGAGGGCCAGCCCCAGGGAGCCGGCAGGACCCTGGCACCCACCTCCTGGAACTGAATGAGCCCCTGG gcctgggcccctccctgctctccctcTCCCGGGATGAGGACGCCGCCCAGTCCAGGAGCCACTTCCAGCCAGCGGCAGACTTGGCCCAGGCCCACTGA
- the HIF3A gene encoding hypoxia-inducible factor 3-alpha isoform X1, protein MERIIEPSCPGGGGPTPPPPHSSSHPLFPGPGPPAQGGPPTPTLWAGRQTGLEQNGTGGRNVLWAEQDWRPLPPASQAGEGEGNCWLPPCLPQPGPFYASHPVARNSFFLICLRRKESPLLSPDQASGWARRSPAGEDKESSTELRKEKSRDAARSRRSQETEVLYQLAHTLPFARGVSAHLDKASIMRLTISYLRMHRLCAAGEWNQVGAGGEPLDACYLKALEGFVMVLTAEGDMAYLSENVSKHLGLSQLELIGHSIFDFIHPCDQEELQDALTPRQSLSKKKPEAPTERCFSLRMKSTLTSRGRTLNLKAATWKVLHCSGHMRAYKPPSQTSPAGSPGPNLEPPLQCLVLICEAIPHPDSLEPPLGRGAFLSRHSLDMKFTYCDERIAEVAGYRPDDLIGCSAYEYIHALDSDAVGQSIHALLSKGQAVTGQYRFLARSGGYLWTQTQATVVSGGRGPQSESIVCVHFLISQVEETEVVLSLEQTERHSRRPIQRGTPSQEDAPNPGDSLDTSGPRILAFLHPPTLSEAALAADPRRFCSPDLRRLLAPILDGTSVAATPSAPPATRCPQSPLPADLPDELLADVENAHKFFASGKDLDAVETDLDIAQDADALDLEMLAPYISMDDDFQLNSSEQLPRAYHRLSGAVPRPRARSFHGMSPPTPEPTLLPRWGSDPRLSCSSPSRGVPSAASPMAGARKRALAQSSEDEAEGVELLGVRPPKRSPSPEPENFLLPPLSLAWAPPCSPSPGMRTPPSPGATSSQRQTWPRPTEPSPLPTSLPPPAERTPIILQAGSQRTGWGCRERGSLSSQGPPPALGLPQPPPLRTPYCLGRSGVVSAQ, encoded by the exons ATGGAGAGGATTATAGAGCCCAGCtgcccaggaggtggggggccaaccccacccccaccccattcctcttcccaccccctgTTCCCTGGGCCTGGGCCCCCAGCTCAGGGaggcccacccacccccaccctctgggcAGGAAGACAAACAGGGCTGGAGCAGAACGGGACAGGAGGACGGAATGTCCTCTGGGCGGAGCAGGACTGGAGGCCCCTGCCCCCCGCCAGCCAGGCGGGAGAGGGTGAGGGCAATTGCTGGCTCCCTCCATgcctcccccagcctggccccttctATGCCTCCCACCCAGTTGCAAGGAACAgttttttcctcatctgtctgCGGAGAAAGGAGAGTCCCCTCCTCTCCCCGGACCAAGCCTCTGGGTGGGCCCGGAGGTCTCCTGCTGGGGAGGACAAGGA GTCGAGCACCGAGCTGCGCAAGGAGAAGTCCCGGGATGCGGCCCGCAGCCGGCGCAGCCAGGAGACcgaggtgctgtaccagctggCACACACGCTGCCCTTCGCGCGTGGGGTCAGCGCCCACCTGGACAAGGCCTCCATCATGCGCCTCACCATCAGCTACCTGCGCATGCACCGCCTCTGCGCCGCAG GGGAGTGGAACCAGGTTGGAGCAGGGGGCGAACCATTGGACGCCTGCTACCTGAAGGCCCTGGAGGGTTTCGTTATGGTGCTCACCGCCGAGGGAGACATGGCTTACCTGTCGGAGAATGTCAGCAAACACCTGGGCCTCAGTCAG CTTGAGCTGATCGGACACAGTATCTTCGATTTTATCCATCCCTGTGACCAAGAGGAGCTTCAGGACGCTCTGACTCCCCGGCAGA GCCTGTCCAAAAAGAAGCCGGAGGCCCCCACCGAGCGGTGCTTCTCCTTGCGCATGAAGAGCACGCTCACCAGCCGCGGGCGCACCCTCAACCTCAAGGCGGCCACCTGGAAG GTACTGCACTGTTCTGGACACATGAGGGCCTACAAGCCCCCTTCGCAGACTTCCCCCGCTGGGAGCCCCGGCCCCAACCTGGAGCCCCCCCTGCAATGCCTGGtgctcatctgtgaagccatcccCCACCCTGACAGCCTGGAGCCTCCGCTGGGCCGGGGGGCCTTCCTCAGCCGCCACAGCCTGGACATGAAGTTCACCTATTGTGACGAGAG GATCGCGGAGGTTGCCGGCTACAGGCCCGATGACCTGATTGGCTGTTCCGCCTACGAGTACATCCACGCGCTGGACTCGGACGCCGTCGGCCAGAGCATCCACGCTT tgCTGAGCAAGGGCCAGGCAGTCACGGGGCAGTACCGCTTCCTGGCCCGGAGTGGTGGCTACCTGTGGACCcagacccaggccacagtggtgtcAGGGGGCCGGGGCCCCCAATCTGAGAGTATCGTCTGCGTCCACTTCCTGATCAG CCAGGTGGAAGAGACCGAAGTGGTGCTGTCCCTGGAGCAAACGGAGCGGCACTCTCGCAGACCCATTCAGCGGGGCACCCCCTCTCAGGAGGATGCTCCTAATCCTGGGGACAGCCTTG ACACCTCTGGTCCCCGGATCCTGGCCTTCCTGCACCCCCCTACCCTGAGTGAAGCTGCCCTGGCCGCTGACCCCCGTCGCTTCTGTAGCCCTGACCTCCGTCGCCTCCTGGCACCGATCCTGGATGGGACTTCAGTAGCTGCCACCCCCAGCGCACCCCCGGCCACACGGTGCCCCCAAAGTCCTCTTCCG GCTGATCTCCCAGATGAACTGCTTGCAGATGTGGAGAACGCACACAAATTCTTTGCCTCTGGGAAAGACCTGGATGCAGTGGAGACAGACCTAGATATAGCTCAG GACGCCGACGCTCTGGATTTGGAGATGCTGGCCCCCTACATCTCCATGGATGATGACTTCCAGCTCAACTCCAGCGAGCAGCTGCCCAGGGCCTACCACCGACTTTCAGGGGCTGTCCCCCGGCCCCGTGCTCGGAGTTTCCACGGCATGTCGCCCCCAACCCCTGAGCCCACTCTGCTGCCCCGCTGGGGGAGCGACCCCCGGCTGAGCTGCTCCAGCCCTTCCAGAGGGGTCCCCTCAGCAGCTTCCCCCATGGCTGGGGCCCGGAAGAG GGCCCTGGCCCAGAGCTCAGAGGATGAGGCAGAGGGGGTGGAGCTGCTGGGAGTGAGACCCCCCAAACGGTCCCCCAGCCCAGAACCTGAAAACTTCCTGCTGCCTCCCCTCAGCCTG gcctgggcccctccctgctctccctcTCCCGGGATGAGGACGCCGCCCAGTCCAGGAGCCACTTCCAGCCAGCGGCAGACTTGGCCCAGGCCCACTGAGCCCAgccctcttcccacctccctcccgccccccgcaGAGAGGACGCCAATCATACTCCAAGCCGGCAGCCAACGCACAGGGTGGGGGTGCCGGGAGAGGGGTTCCCTCTCCTCTCAGGGGCCCCCACCCGCCTTGGGCCtacctcagcccccacccctccgTACCCCCTACTGTCTGGGGCGCTCTGGAGTGGTCTCAGCTCAGTGA